One genomic region from Mangifera indica cultivar Alphonso chromosome 17, CATAS_Mindica_2.1, whole genome shotgun sequence encodes:
- the LOC123200443 gene encoding uncharacterized protein LOC123200443 isoform X1 yields the protein MAELATAAASKAAERVTETMCEFGCRHMNYVFKYQSYMKKLKEQAEDFKSRRKDVEVQAKLAERQGEEIYDEVTKWLKSVEAFMERVAKLVDDEDKAKKCCFKGLCPVLIKRYRLSKEAEEVMEEGAKVLEKGKFSRISNPPLQRSTESIFVGKEYEHFDSRESNFQEIMDALKDSTVNMIGVHGMGGVGKTTLIKKVAWKAKEDKLFDEVVIAEVTQTPDVKKIQADIAGQLGMVFRDQESLFGRADQLHHRLKKSKRILVIVDNIWKKLDLKDVGIPLSYDNKGSITEHRKESNDEPERCTILLTARMLAVLNQMKTQKNISVEPLATNDARSLFGKIVGDLSEKHGIAAEIVEKCAGSPLAITTIANALKGKSDYVWKDALHQLKSYNHRCVPEMDNTLYSTIELSYKLLNSEEAKSLLLLCALYNDAHVSHFFSRSMGLGLFENVYSINDGSNRINSLIDYLRDSCLLLRGNDNEIVKMHDVIHTVVVSIAKEKCMFDIRDVKGIKDVLMERMYKDSIAISLSYTDTHELPERVEFPKLKLFGYYTVKDLCLQIPDHFFEGMKELKALELEGVHLLPPPPSFVSLTNLKGLCFCKCSLGDITMMGELRKLETLEFLSCDFEQLPERFKQLTGLKLLQLSDCPKLKVIPSNVIASLSQLEELYINNSFDRWEVEGQNNASLAELKALPQLNTLWIHIPNVQMIQQDFIPANLEKYEVHIGDVWDWSYAYETSRTLKLKFNGIPHIRHGIEILMEKAKYLYLDQLDGVKDMPWELDREGFPELKHLSVQNSSEILYIVNSMEYTHPNDAFPILESMFLINLSDMEKICCGLDNAKSFSQLRIIKVADCDKLRYLFSSSMAKNILLLEEINVTNCKTLEEIFGGESEDHADENRKVCKIEFKQLHSVVLQVLPQFICFGLEVVLPRLENLKLSSIKIENIWVNLLQPTPSYIQCLKSLTVEECNGLKFLFSSSMVKSFVQLQKLVICNCKSMEAVIFESRELEGANKIIQMNFPKLFYLKLQGLPKLTRFGIGNLVQFPSLNELHVESCSSLKTFFPNSSSVDVSLENSLSTNIEPLFDDKADLPGLEKLILLHLDNLQLIWHNQLRGDSFCKLKEVRFEFCKKLMTIVPSDGPQGLITFQNLETLTAKNCWYIKSLFPVSIATSLLQLKKLELFSCGLEEIVAEQEVDGTPKFLFPQLTRLKLDNLPKLKHFYMGSYTVKWPKLKELLVYKCRKIKVYALDGQSQPALFSFEKVIPNLEILGLRADNLTSSCLNRIPARSFGKLKILGLDSFDDYSVGFQFGLLQKLHNLEELGLYDCTFRELLPYEGYAGKQSSQMETFLQNLQTLRIYRCHCLTYLMSSSVICFKRIKNLEVYGCKGLENILSFSTATTLVHLTTISVIQCESMTKVIETAVDTTEEEIVFSQLKMLKLHCLKSLTCFYYTNYTFRFPCLEQVIVSQCPNMKTFSQGGGLSTPKLKKVQLTETINAESFWKDDLNSTIQHMFTNMLGFSNIENLKLSEFPELEEKIWKSEVSDGLFYNLKSLVLDAFLESSSAIPSRVLSNLKNLEILEVRSCDLLTQVFDTESPLNVDGHTSKRSHQDVLNLKNLKSLKVHNCNGLRYIFTPSIILGLVQLQDIEVKNCALIEEIIRKEGENDSEIDKIFIPQLNSISLESLPNLTRFCSGINGLACPSLKSIRVARCPEIETFVFADMNLQSNHIAPLFCDKVAFPRLEEMILLHLGKLQLIWHNQLLGDSFCKLKEVRVEFCENLMTMVPSNSTQGLLTFQNLETLTVKNCWNLKSLFPVSMAASLLQLKKLELFSCGLEIIVAKQKVNGTPKFLFPQLTRLRLDNLPELKHFYMGSYTAEWPMLKELLVYKCWKIKVYALDGESQPALFSFEKVIPNLEILGLKAYNLTSSCLDRIPTRGFGKLKILGLQSFDDYSIGFQFGLLQKLHNLEELGLYYCTFQELLPYEGCTSKQNSQIETFLQNLQTLRIWNCHHLRYLMPSSHIWFKNIKHLEVYSCNGLVKILACSVVRTLVQIKTIKIKKCKLVTEVITTEYEIETTEEEIVFNQLETLEFHCLKSLTCFCSANYAFRFPCLEQVIVSQCPNFKIFSPGGLSTPKLKKVELTKNIDAEHIWKGDLNSTIQHMCEGVS from the exons ATGGCTGAACTGGCTACTGCAGCTGCTTCCAAAGCTGCAGAGAGGGTTACAGAGACAATGTGTGAATTTGGTTGTCGGCATATGAACTATGTCTTTAAGTACCAGAGCTACATGAAGAAGTTGAAGGAGCAAGCTGAGGACTTCAAAAGTAGAAGAAAAGATGTGGAAGTACAAGCAAAATTGGCTGAAAGACAAGGTGAAGAGATTTATGATGAAGTTACTAAGTGGCTGAAGAGTGTGGAAGCGTTCATGGAACGGGTAGCAAAGCttgttgatgatgaagataaagcaaAGAAGTGCTGTTTCAAAGGCTTGTGTCCTGTTTTGATTAAACGTTACAGGCTCAGCAAAGAAGCAGAGGAGGTCATGGAGGAAGGTGCCAAGGTcttggaaaaaggaaaattcagTAGAATTTCAAACCCACCCCTTCAACGGAGCACGGAATCCATATTCGTCGGTAAGGAGTACGAACACTTTGACTCAAGAGAGTCAAATTTTCAGGAAATTATGGATGCATTGAAAGATTCTACTGTTAATATGATTGGAGTGCACGGGATGGGTGGTGTGGGTAAAACCACACTGATCAAAAAGGTTGCTTGGAAGGCCAAGGAAGATAAGTTATTTGATGAGGTGGTGATTGCTGAGGTAACACAAACTCCAgatgttaaaaaaattcaagccGACATTGCTGGTCAATTGGGCATGGTATTTAGGGACCAGGAGAGTCTGTTTGGAAGAGCTGATCAATTACATCACAGGTTGAAGAAGTCCAAGAGAATCCTTGTAATAGTAGATAACATCTGGAAGAAGCTTGACCTGAAGGATGTTGGAATTCCTTTAAGCTATGATAATAAAGGTAGCATCACGGAACACAGGAAAGAAAGCAATGATGAGCCAGAGCGGTGCACAATATTGTTAACAGCTAGAATGTTAGCTGTCCTAAATCAAATGAAAACTCAAAAGAATATATCGGTTGAGCCTCTAGCTACTAATGATGCAAGGAGTTTGTTTGGGAAAATTGTTGGTGATTTATCAGAAAAACACGGTATAGCAGCGGAAATAGTAGAAAAATGTGCAGGGTCACCACTTGCAATTACAACAATTGCAAATGCTTTGAAAGGAAAAAGTGATTATGTCTGGAAGGATGCCCTACATCAGTTAAAAAGTTATAATCATAGATGTGTTCCAGAAATGGATAACACTTTATACTCAACTATTGAATTGAGTTACAAATTGTTGAACAGTGAAGAAGCCAAATCATTACTTCTACTTTGTGCTCTATATAATGATGCGCATGTCTCTCACTTCTTTTCAAGAAGTATGGGGTTGGGTTTGTTTGAAAATGTTTACTCAATTAATGATGGAAGCAATAGAATAAATTCACTGATTGATTATCTCCGAGATTCGTGTTTGTTGTTGAGAGGTAACGATAACGAGATAGTCAAAATGCATGATGTTATTCATACTGTTGTTGTATCAATTGCCAAAGAGAAATGTATGTTTGATATTAGAGATGTCAAGGGCATTAAAGATGTGTTGATGGAGAGAATGTACAAAGACTCGATTGCAATTTCTCTGTCTTATACAGACACTCATGAGCTTCCTGAAAGGGTAGAGTTTCCAAAACTAAAGTTATTTGGTTATTATACTGTCAAAGATCTTTGTTTACAAATCCCAGACCACTTTTTCGAAGGAATGAAAGAACTCAAAGCACTAGAATTGGAAGGAGTTCATTTATTACCTCCACCACCATCATTTGTTTCCTTAACAAACCTTAAAGGATTGTGTTTCTGCAAGTGCTCTTTGGGGGATATAACAATGATGGGAGAGCTAAGGAAATTAGAGACTCTTGAATTTCTAAGTTGTGATTTTGAGCAGTTGCCTGAAAGATTTAAACAACTGACGGGACTTAAGTTATTACAATTGAGCGATTGTCCAAAGCTTAAAGTAATCCCATCAAATGTCATAGCCAGCTTGTCTCAATTAGAAGagctatatataaataatagctTTGATCGATGGGAAGTTGAAGGACAAAATAACGCTAGTCTTGCAGAGTTGAAGGCATTGCCTCAATTGAACACTTTATGGATACATATCCCGAATGTGCAGATGATACAACAAGACTTTATTCCAGCGAACTTAGAAAAGTATGAAGTACATATTGGAGATGTATGGGACTGGTCTTATGCATATGAAACCTCGAGAACATTGAAACTGAAGTTCAATGGAATCCCTCATATAAGGCATGGGATCGAAATTTTGATGGAGAAAGCTAAATACCTCTATCTAGATCAGCTGGATGGTGTTAAGGATATGCCTTGGGAACTTGACAGAGAAGGTTTCCCAGAATTAAAGCATCTCTCGGTACAAAATAGTTctgaaattttgtatattgtCAACTCAATGGAGTACACTCATCCTAATGATGCCTTTCCAATCTTAGAGTCAATGTTTCTTATTAATCTAAGTGATATGGAGAAGATATGTTGCGGCCTAGATAATGCAAAGTCTTTCAGccaattaagaataataaaagtAGCTGATTGTGACAAGTTGAGGTATCTCTTCTCATCCTCCATGGCCAAAAACATACTGCTGCTTGAAGAAATCAATGTAACTAATTGCAAGACGCTGGAGGAGATTTTTGGTGGAGAAAGTGAAGACCATGCTGATGAAAACAGAAAGGTTTGTAAGATTGAGTTTAAACAATTGCACTCTGTAGTACTACAAGTCCTACCGCAGTTCATATGTTTTGGCTTGGAG GTTGTGTTACCAAGATTGGAGAACTTGAAACTGTCCTCAATTAAGATTGAGAACATATGGGTTAATCTACTCCAACCAACGCCTTCCTATATTCAGTGCTTAAAAAGCTTAACAGTGGAAGAGTGTAACGGTTTGAAGTTTCTGTTTTCATCTTCTATGGTCAAAAGTTTTGTGCAACTCCAAAAGCTTGTGATATGCAACTGCAAGTCAATGGAAGCAGTGATATTTGAGTCAAGAGAATTAGAAGGAGCAAATAagataattcaaatgaattttccTAAACTATTCTACTTGAAGCTACAAGGGCTTCCAAAACTCACAAGATTTGGCATTGGAAATCTAGTTCAATTCCCTTCCCTTAATGAACTTCACGTTGAGAGTTGCTCTAGTTTAAAGACATTCTTTCCCAATTCTTCTAGTGTAGACGTGAGCTTGGAGAACAGTCTTTCTACTAATATAGAGCCCCTGTTTGATGACAAG GCTGATTTGCCAGGCTTGGAGAAGCTAATACTCTTACACTTGGATaacttgcagctgatctggcaCAATCAACTCCGTGGAGACTCCTTTTGCAAATTAAAAGAAGTGAGATTCGagttttgtaaaaaattgatgaCTATTGTTCCATCTGATGGTCCTCAAGGACTAATTACCTTTCAGAATCTAGAAACATTAACTGCTAAGAACTGTTGGTATATAAAAAGTCTGTTTCCAGTTTCTATAGCCACTAGTCTTTTACAACTCAAAAAACTTGAGCTCTTCTCCTgtggtttggaggaaattgttgCCGAGCAGGAAGTAGATGGGActccaaaatttttgtttcctcAATTAACGAGGCTCAAACTTGATAATTTACCAAAGCTCAAACATTTCTACATGGGGTCCTATACAGTGAAGTGGCCAAAGCTTAAGGAATTGCTTGTGTACAAATGTAGGAAGATAAAAGTATATGCTTTAGATGGACAGAGCCAACCTGCCCTATTTTCGTTTGAAAAG GTCATACCCAATTTGGAAATATTGGGTTTAAGAGCTGATAACTTAACATCCTCATGTCTCAACCGTATTCCAGCTAGGAGCTTTGGGAAACTTAAAATTCTTGGACTAGATAGCTTTGATGATTATTCAGTCGGGTTTCAATTTGGTCTCCTTCAAAAATTGCACAATTTAGAAGAACTCGGTCTATATGATTGTACATTCCGAGAACTACTCCCATATGAAGGATATGCAGGGAAACAAAGTTCGCAAATGGAAACATTTCTCCAAAATCTGCAAACTCTTAGAATATATAGGTGTCATTGTTTGACATATTTAATGTCATCCTCGGTCATCTGCTTCAAAAGGATTAAGAATTTGGAAGTCTATGGTTGTAAGGGGTTGGAAAATATATTGTCATTCTCAACGGCAACAACTCTTGTCCATCTCACAACAATCTCAGTAATACAATGTGAGTCAATGACAAAGGTTATAGAGACTGCGGTAGATACAACAGAAGAGGAGATTGTTTTTAGCCAGTTGAAAATGTTGAAGCTTCATTGTTTAAAAAGTCTTACATGCTTCTACTACACCAATTACACATTCCGATTCCCATGCTTAGAACAAGTAATTGTGAGTCAATGCCCCAATATGAAGACTTTTTCTCAAGGAGGAGGCTTAAGCACACCAAAATTAAAGAAGGTGCAACTAACAGAGACAATCAATGCAGAGTCTTTTTGGAAGGATGACCTTAATTCCACTATCCAACACATGTTTACAAATATG CTTGGTTTCAGCAACATAGAGAATCTAAAACTCTCTGAATTCCctgaattagaagaaaaaatttggaaatcTGAAGTTTCGGACGGcttattttataacttaaagtCACTGGTATTGGACGCATTTTTGGAATCATCAAGTGCAATTCCATCTCGTGTGTTAAGCAacttaaaaaatcttgaaatacTCGAAGTAAGAAGTTGTGATTTGTTGACACAGGTGTTTGATACAGAAAGTCCGCTAAATGTTGATGGACATACTTCAAAGAGAAGTCATCAAGATGTTTTaaacttgaagaatttgaagtcTCTTAAAGTGCACAATTGTAATGGATTGAGATATATATTTACACCGTCCATTATCCTAGGCCTTGTTCAACTCCAAGATATAGAAGTAAAAAATTGTGCTTTGATAGAAGAAATCATCAGGAAAGAGGGAGAAAATGATTCtgagattgataaaatttttatcccaCAACTCAACTCCATTAGTCTTGAGTCATTGCCAAACTTGACAAGATTCTGTTCAGGAATTAATGGTTTGGCTTGTCCATCCTTGAAAAGTATTAGAGTGGCCAGATGTCCAGAGATTGAGACATTTGTTTTCGCTGATATGAATCTCCAATCAAACCATATTGCACCTCTGTTCTGTGATAAG GTTGCTTTTCCAAGATTGGAGGAGATGATACTCTTACACCTGGGTAAGTTGCAGTTGATATGGCACAACCAACTCCTTGGAGATTCTTTTTGCAAATTAAAAGAAGTGAGAGTTGAATTCTGTGAAAATTTGATGACTATGGTTCCATCTAATAGTACTCAAGGACTTCTTACCTTTCAGAATCTAGAAACATTAACTGTTAAGAACTGTTGGAATTTAAAAAGTCTGTTTCCAGTTTCCATGGCTGCTAGTCTTTTGCAACTCAAAAAACTTGAGCTATTCTCTTGTGGTTTGGAGATAATTGTTGCCAAGCAGAAAGTAAATGGGActccaaaatttttgtttcctcAATTAACGAGGCTCAGACTTGACAATTTACCAGAGCTCAAACATTTCTACATGGGGTCCTATACAGCAGAGTGGCCAATGCTTAAGGAATTGCTTGTGTACAAATGTTGGAAGATAAAAGTATATGCTTTAGATGGAGAGAGCCAACCTGCCCTATTTTCGTTTGAAAAG GTCATACCCAATTTGGAAATATTGGGTTTAAAAGCCTATAACTTAACATCCTCATGTCTTGACCGTATTCCAACTAGGGGCTTTGGGAAACTTAAAATTCTTGGACTGCAAAGCTTTGATGATTATTCAATAGGATTTCAGTTTGGTCTCCTTCAAAAATTGCACAATTTGGAAGAACTTGGTCTATATTATTGTACATTCCAAGAACTACTCCCATATGAAGGATGTACAAGCAAACAAAACTCCCAGATCGAAACATTTCTCCAAAATCTTCAAACTCTGAGAATATGGAATTGTCATCATTTGAGATATTTGATGCCATCCTCACACATTTGGTTCAAGAACATAAAGCATTTGGAAGTCTATAGTTGTAATGGATTGGTAAAAATATTAGCATGCTCAGTAGTGAGAACTCTTGTCCaaatcaaaacaatcaaaatcaaaaaatgCAAGTTGGTAACAGAGGTTATAACAACTGAGTATGAAATAGAGACAACAGAAGAGGAGATTGTTTTCAACCAATTGGAAACGTTGGAGTTTCATTGTTTGAAAAGCCTTACATGCTTTTGCTCAGCCAATTACGCTTTCCGATTCCCATGCTTAGAACAAGTAATTGTGAGTCAATGCCccaattttaagattttttctcCTGGAGGTTTAAGCACACCAAAACTAAAGAAGGTAGAACTAACAAAGAATATTGATGCAGAACATATTTGGAAGGGTGATCTTAATTCCACTATCCAACACATGTGTGAAGGTGTGTCTTAA